In Cryptomeria japonica chromosome 10, Sugi_1.0, whole genome shotgun sequence, a genomic segment contains:
- the LOC131055577 gene encoding anthocyanidin 3-O-glucosyltransferase 7 — MGGHALLIPLPYQGHINPMMQLAWKLVSDGFLVTFLNTDFNHNRIMQAKSRNWDGIRMISIPDGLPPDDKRTNIPSLMEALDNSMAPSVIMRLIDVINERQEEHKVTGIIIDVIICSGLKAVADFYQIPLFAFHTSLVANCAIRYFIPRLLSLGILGQNGPPKEEKKITYIPSMPPLRSGDLPWLFGGGEKMFKRCIRMGESLKQIKGVLANSFYELDGPVVEELSREVEVYPIGPLIPCEFLEGDKRSTSKAPPSFWADDVECLEWLDKQSTQSVIYVSFGSVAVWSQIQVEEFAAGLEATQRPFLWVVRSDLMDGSKPTFPQGFMERVRERSCIVSWAPQLQVLSHPSIACFVTHCGWNSVQESITMGVAMLCSPYFADQFLNRTYIVDVWKIGLPLESNKDGIIEKGEIARAVDRLLVGEDGAEISKHATKLMRTSRDTVKEGGSSFNNYSIFLHQMKKQFVD; from the exons ATGGGTGGACACGCTCTTCTGATTCCCCTTCCTTACCAGGGCCACATAAATCCCATGATGCAGCTCGCCTGGAAGCTCGTCTCCGATGGTTTCCTCGTTACCTTCCTCAACACCGACTTCAATCACAACCGCATTATGCAAGCCAAGAGTAGAAACTGGGACGGCATCCGAATGATATCCATTCCTGATGGATTACCGCCAGATGACAAACGCACCAACATTCCAAGTCTAATGGAAGCATTAGATAACAGCATGGCACCTTCCGTGATTATGAGGCTTATCGACGTGATAAACGAAAGGCAAGAAGAGCACAAGGTCACCGGTATAATAATAGATGTAATTATATGTTCTGGGTTGAAGGCGGTAGCCGATTTCTATCAGATTCCTCTCTTTGCTTTCCACACATCGCTTGTCGCCAACTGTGCTATCCGCTACTTCATTCCGAGGCTCCTCTCTCTTGGGATCCTTGGTCAAAATG GACCTCctaaagaagagaagaagataaCGTATATTCCGTCCATGCCGCCTCTGCGTTCTGGAGATCTTCCATGGCTGTTCGGTGGTGGGGAGAAGATGTTTAAGAGATGCATCCGGATGGGAGAAAGTTTAAAGCAGATCAAGGGGGTCCTCGCCAACTCCTTTTACGAGCTTGACGGTCCAGTGGTGGAAGAGTTATCCAGAGAGGTGGAAGTGTACCCAATTGGTCCTCTGATTCCTTGCGAATTTCTGGAGGGCGATAAGAGGAGTACGAGTAAGGCCCCCCCAAGCTTCTGGGCAGATGATGTGGAATGTTTAGAATGGTTAGACAAACAGTCTACCCAATCTGTGATCTATGTGTCGTTTGGAAGCGTCGCAGTGTGGAGCCAAATCCAAGTGGAGGAGTTCGCAGCGGGGTTAGAGGCTACCCAGAGACCATTTCTGTGGGTTGTTCGGTCGGATCTAATGGATGGCAGCAAGCCCACTTTTCCGCAGGGATTTATGGAACGGGTGAGAGAGAGGAGCTGCATAGTTTCTTGGGCGCCACAGTTACAGGTGTTATCTCATCCTTCCATAGCTTGCTTTGTGACACACTGTGGATGGAACTCTGTACAGGAGAGCATCACCATGGGCGTGGCCATGCTCTGCTCGCCTTATTTCGCAGATCAGTTTCTTAACCGCACATATATTGTGGATGTCTGGAAGATTGGACTACCTCTGGAGTCGAATAAGGATGGAATAATAGAgaagggggagattgctagagCCGTTGACAGATTGCTGGTGGGAGAAGATGGCGCAGAGATAAGCAAGCACGCCACCAAATTAATGAGAACCAGTAGAGATACGGTGAAGGAAGGAGGTTCCTCATTCAACAACTACAGTATATTTCTTCACCAGATGAAGAAACAATTTGTTGACTGA
- the LOC131055585 gene encoding UDP-glycosyltransferase 83A1-like yields MNMGGHALLIPLPFQGHINPLMQLAWKLVSHGFLVTFLNTDFNHNRIMQANTRNPIHNNWDGIRMVSIPDGLPPDDKRTNIPNLLQALDNSMAPSVIKSLIEEINEREEENKITGIIVDAMTCFGLKAVADFYQIPLFAFHASLVANCTIRYFIPRLVSIGTLAQDGAPKEEKKVRYIPSMPPLRSGDLPWLFGGEKMFKRCIQMGESIKQIKRVLTNSFYELEGPVVEELSREVEVYPIGPLIPGEFLEGVKRSPSKALPSFWADDVECLEWLDKQSTQSVIYVSFGSLAVWSQIQVEEFAAGLEAALRPFLWVVRSGLMEGGKPTIPPGFLEHVRERICIVSWAPQLQVLSHPCIACFVTHCGWNSVQESITMGVPMLCSPHFIDQFLNRTYIVDVWKIGLPLESNKDGIIEKGEIARAVDRLLVGEDGAEIRKHVTKLMRSSRDVVKEGGSSFNSYSKFLHQMKKQLLD; encoded by the exons ATGAACATGGGTGGACATGCTCTTCTGATCCCCCTTCCTTTCCAGGGCCATATTAATCCCTTGATGCAGCTCGCCTGGAAGCTCGTCTCCCATGGTTTCCTCGTTACCTTCCTCAACACCGATTTCAATCACAACCGAATAATGCAAGCCAATACTAGAAACCCTATCCATAATAACTGGGATGGCATCCGAATGGTATCCATTCCTGATGGATTGCCGCCCGATGACAAACGCACCAATATTCCAAATCTATTGCAAGCATTAGATAACAGCATGGCACCTTCCGTAATTAAGAGCCTTATTGAGGAGATCAACGAGAGGGAAGAAGAGAACAAGATCACCGGTATAATAGTAGATGCAATGACATGTTTCGGGTTAAAGGCGGTAGCCGATTTCTATCAGATTCCTCTCTTTGCTTTCCACGCATCGCTTGTCGCCAACTGTACCATCCGCTACTTCATTCCGAGGCTCGTCTCTATTGGAACCCTTGCTCAGGATG GAGCTcccaaagaagagaagaaagtaaGGTATATTCCCTCCATGCCGCCTCTGCGTTCTGGAGATCTTCCCTGGCTGTTCGGCGGAGAGAAGATGTTTAAGAGATGCATCCAGATGGGAGAAAGTATAAAGCAGATCAAGAGGGTACTCACCAACTCCTTTTACGAGCTTGAGGGTCCAGTGGTAGAAGAGTTATCCAGAGAGGTGGAAGTGTACCCAATTGGTCCTTTGATTCCTGGGGAATTTCTGGAAGGCGTCAAGAGGAGTCCGAGTAaggccctcccaagcttctgggcaGATGATGTGGAATGTCTAGAGTGGTTAGACAAACAATCTACCCAATCTGTGATCTATGTATCCTTTGGAAGCCTCGCAGTGTGGAGCCAAATCCAAGTGGAGGAGTTCGCAGCGGGGTTAGAGGCTGCCTTGAGACCATTTCTGTGGGTTGTGCGGTCGGGTCTAATGGAGGGCGGCAAGCCCACTATTCCACCGGGATTTTTAGAACACGTGAGAGAGAGGATCTGCATAGTTTCGTGGGCGCCACAGTTACAGGTGTTATCACATCCTTGTATCGCTTGCTTTGTGACTCATTGTGGATGGAACTCTGTACAGGAGAGCATCACCATGGGCGTGCCCATGCTCTGCTCGCCTCATTTCATAGATCAGTTTCTTAACCGAACATATATTGTGGATGTCTGGAAGATTGGACTGCCTCTGGAATCGAATAAGGATGGAATAATAGAGAAGGGGGAAATTGCTAGAGCCGTTGACAGGTTGCTGGTGGGAGAAGATGGCGCAGAGATAAGGAAGCACGTCACCAAATTGATGAGAAGCAGTAGAGATGTGGTGAAGGAAGGAGGATCCTCATTCAACAGCTACAGCAAGTTTCTTCACCAGATGAAGAAACAGCTTCTTGACTGA